The following coding sequences lie in one Fusarium poae strain DAOMC 252244 chromosome 1, whole genome shotgun sequence genomic window:
- a CDS encoding hypothetical protein (BUSCO:54824at5125) — MEQTKALNALEPFLALSKSATSPRAAADLVTRATSAPNTFLFSELIQTPAIQNLADSEFASHLTLLKTFAFGTYTSYKSTPGLPELAEAQATKLRQLSLLSLARDRQNLSYTALQGSLDLPGSREVENLVISAVYAGLLHATLDAARATVQVSSVAPLRDLAPGAIPDMTAALKTWSDRCTTTLSGVELQIKEIRTTAAARQREQRAADEKLQQAVSDQQDGTGGRKYDLPNMSRDMTARRAFNKRSVMDVGNLVDNDSMDVDESEEEKKRASKRKL, encoded by the exons ATGGAACAGACAAAGGCTCTCAATGCGCTAGAG CCCTTCCTTGCTCTATCCAAGTCAGCAACCTCTCCTCGCGCCGCCGCCGACCTCGTCACCAGAGCTACATCAGCACCCAACACATTTCTCTTTAGCGAGCTCATCCAGACACCTGCCATCCAGAATCTCGCCGACTCCGAGTTTGCTTCACACCTCACCCTACTCAAGACCTTTGCCTTTGGGACATATACTTCTTACAAAAGCACACCGGGCCTGCCAGAGCTTGCAGAAGCACAGGCCACCAAACTGCGCCAACTCTCACTACTGTCTCTGGCCAGAGACCGACAAAATCTTTCGTATACAGCGCTACAGGGCTCATTGGACCTCCCAGGTTCCCGTGAGGTTGAGAATCTGGTCATCTCGGCGGTCTACGCTGGCCTACTCCATGCCACGCTTGACGCAGCTCGCGctactgtgcaagtctcaaGTGTTGCGCCCCTACGTGATCTCGCACCTGGAGCGATACCCGATATGACAGCCGCTCTCAAGACATGGTCTGATCGCTGTACCACCACCCTGAGCGGTGTCGAACTTCAAATTAAAGAGATCCGAACGACAGCAGCTGCGAGACAACGCGAACAGCGCGCTGCCGACGAAAAGCTGCAGCAGGCGGTGTCTGATCAGCAAGATGGAACTGGAGGACGCAAGTACGACCTACCAAACATGAGCCGGGACATGACAGCTAGAAGGGCCTTCAACAAGCGTTCTGTAATGGACGTGGGCAACTTGGTGGACAATGACAGCATGGACGTGGATGAGtcagaggaggagaagaaacGGGCGAGCAAGCGCAAGCTATGA